The Mucilaginibacter terrenus genome has a segment encoding these proteins:
- a CDS encoding M23 family metallopeptidase, which yields MLENRTDKKNYIVNFLAAALLLFANYSSAQDIIQSKKYPQNYFRYPLDLPPTTAGSFGELRPAHFHSGLDFKTMQRTGYPVHAVADGYVSRLRIQFGGFGQAIYVTHPNGYTSVYGHIQSFTPATFKYIRDYQYKNQVFDADIKVPPGLFKVQKGDVIAISGNEGASAGPHVHFELRDSLTEETINPQLFGLTIPDKVPPTITALAVYHLNGNPFSENTPKEFMSVTGAAGNYRLATPKVLQLSGNTGFGIAVTDQNSASVNHNGVYSIEMKLDGSTVYTFTVERFAFDQTHAVNAYIDYPAFLLTRRMFQKCFILPGSRISLYPQSVNRGIIPFNDNEMHDVEFVCRDVMGNTSTIAVKVQSNTTANNNQPAKPTGTFFHYDERSVFANDKVRVQIDPGNLYDDLDFQYSTQPIKAGAYSVTHRIHNKFTPIHGGYDIWIKPDVSLGNYADKAVIVNGATGSINGKYDGGYVKAVARTFGDYYIRIDTVPPVITPLNIKNGSNMAKVKAIRLKMSDNLSGVKSFAGKIDGKWVLVEWSYKTRVLSYTFTEDIKPGKHNFEFTVIDGKDNTAKFTAEFTR from the coding sequence ATGTTGGAGAACCGAACGGATAAAAAGAACTACATCGTAAATTTTTTAGCAGCAGCACTGCTGTTATTTGCAAACTACTCATCCGCGCAGGACATTATTCAGAGTAAAAAATATCCGCAGAACTACTTTCGCTATCCGCTGGATCTGCCGCCTACCACCGCGGGCTCATTTGGTGAATTGCGCCCGGCTCACTTCCACTCGGGCCTGGATTTTAAAACTATGCAGCGCACAGGTTACCCGGTACATGCAGTTGCAGATGGGTATGTGTCGCGTTTACGCATCCAGTTTGGTGGTTTTGGGCAGGCGATCTACGTTACACACCCTAACGGTTATACATCTGTTTACGGCCACATCCAAAGCTTTACGCCGGCAACGTTTAAATACATACGCGATTATCAATATAAAAACCAAGTGTTTGATGCCGACATAAAGGTACCGCCGGGTCTGTTTAAAGTGCAAAAGGGAGATGTTATAGCCATATCTGGAAACGAAGGTGCTTCTGCTGGCCCTCATGTGCACTTCGAGTTGCGCGACAGCCTTACCGAAGAAACTATCAACCCACAGCTGTTCGGGCTAACCATCCCCGATAAAGTGCCGCCAACTATTACGGCCCTGGCTGTTTACCACCTTAACGGCAATCCTTTCAGCGAGAACACGCCGAAGGAATTTATGTCCGTAACAGGCGCGGCAGGTAATTACCGGCTCGCCACTCCAAAAGTACTGCAGCTGAGTGGTAACACGGGTTTTGGCATAGCCGTAACCGATCAAAACAGCGCATCTGTAAACCATAACGGCGTTTATTCCATAGAGATGAAGCTGGACGGCAGCACCGTTTATACCTTTACGGTTGAGCGGTTCGCATTTGATCAAACACATGCGGTAAATGCCTATATAGACTATCCTGCCTTTTTGCTTACCCGGCGAATGTTCCAAAAATGCTTTATACTGCCGGGTAGCCGTATATCGTTGTACCCGCAATCGGTTAACAGGGGTATTATTCCTTTCAATGATAACGAAATGCACGATGTGGAGTTTGTTTGCCGCGATGTAATGGGCAATACTTCAACCATTGCTGTTAAGGTACAATCAAATACTACTGCTAACAATAACCAGCCGGCAAAACCTACAGGTACTTTTTTTCATTATGACGAACGCAGCGTTTTTGCGAACGACAAGGTACGGGTGCAAATAGATCCCGGGAACTTATATGACGACCTGGACTTTCAATACTCAACTCAGCCCATCAAGGCCGGAGCATATTCCGTCACCCATCGCATCCATAATAAATTTACCCCAATACATGGCGGCTACGACATCTGGATTAAACCCGATGTAAGCCTGGGCAACTACGCGGATAAGGCAGTAATTGTTAACGGCGCTACCGGCAGTATAAATGGTAAATACGACGGCGGGTACGTAAAAGCTGTAGCACGTACTTTTGGCGACTACTACATCCGCATAGATACTGTACCGCCTGTTATAACTCCGCTCAACATAAAAAACGGCAGCAATATGGCAAAGGTTAAAGCCATAAGGCTGAAGATGAGCGACAATCTTTCGGGCGTAAAAAGCTTTGCCGGTAAAATAGACGGTAAGTGGGTGCTTGTAGAATGGAGCTATAAAACAAGGGTATTAAGTTATACCTTTACCGAGGATATTAAACCCGGCAAGCACAATTTTGAATTTACAGTGATAGACGGGAAAGACAATACTGCTAAATTTACTGCTGAATTTACACGTTAA
- a CDS encoding ABC transporter permease, producing MNQNYSNTRATLAIAKASFRSIIRSPSAVVFSLAFPLVFIVVFANIGGGGVKVDVGVVKGTDTISPVYQALKRSSVINLIRDQSPDDMKNNLAKGSLDATIEIRKNSIPDRAVYQPSSVAPYAVNVQYTNSSSKGSILKSVLSNILMQMNAEFAKRTGVPALPQAAELHETTVTGREYKYIDFILPGQLGFSLLSSGVFGTAFVFISLRLTLVIKRFFATPVKRYSIVLGEALARIVFSLLGALFIIMVGHFVFGFTLIHGVVTVLNMLVLSAIGLIIFMGFGFTVSGIAKNESTVPPLSNIITLPQFLLSGTFFSVTAFPEWLQYVSNALPLTHLNNAMRKVAFEGASLGDVSHQLFILLLWGIGVYAVATKTFKWE from the coding sequence ATGAACCAAAATTACAGCAACACACGTGCTACGCTGGCCATTGCAAAAGCAAGTTTCCGTTCTATCATTCGCAGCCCGTCGGCAGTAGTGTTCAGCCTGGCGTTCCCGCTGGTGTTCATTGTGGTATTCGCCAACATAGGCGGCGGCGGTGTGAAGGTAGACGTGGGTGTGGTAAAAGGTACCGACACCATTAGTCCGGTATATCAAGCTTTAAAGAGATCGTCTGTGATCAACCTTATACGGGATCAGTCACCTGATGATATGAAGAATAACCTGGCAAAAGGCAGCCTTGACGCGACCATTGAAATCAGGAAGAACAGTATTCCCGATAGAGCAGTATACCAACCATCTTCAGTTGCGCCTTATGCCGTAAACGTGCAGTACACTAATTCATCCAGTAAGGGGAGCATCCTTAAGTCGGTACTTAGTAATATACTAATGCAAATGAATGCAGAGTTTGCAAAGAGAACCGGTGTGCCTGCCTTACCACAAGCCGCGGAACTACATGAAACTACAGTTACCGGCCGCGAGTACAAGTACATTGACTTTATACTGCCGGGCCAATTAGGCTTCTCGTTGCTGAGCAGCGGCGTATTCGGTACCGCTTTCGTGTTCATCAGCCTTAGACTAACACTGGTTATTAAACGCTTTTTTGCTACGCCGGTTAAACGCTACAGCATTGTACTTGGTGAGGCGCTGGCCCGTATTGTGTTCTCGTTATTAGGTGCGCTGTTCATCATTATGGTTGGTCACTTTGTATTTGGTTTTACCCTTATACATGGCGTGGTAACCGTGCTGAATATGCTGGTGCTCTCGGCGATTGGTCTTATTATCTTTATGGGCTTCGGGTTTACGGTTTCGGGTATTGCCAAGAACGAGAGTACGGTGCCACCATTGTCTAACATTATAACGCTGCCGCAATTTTTATTGTCTGGAACATTCTTTTCGGTGACTGCATTTCCTGAATGGCTGCAGTATGTAAGCAACGCCTTGCCGTTAACTCACTTGAACAATGCCATGCGTAAGGTAGCATTTGAAGGCGCCAGTCTAGGTGATGTTTCGCACCAATTGTTCATCCTGCTTTTGTGGGGCATCGGGGTTTATGCAGTAGCAACCAAAACCTTTAAATGGGAGTAA
- a CDS encoding DUF1634 domain-containing protein, whose translation MNPSSFKEKDLQSVIGWILRAGVLISMSVVIVGGVLFLYRHGQGRADYHEFTGVPAFVHSPQGIINGILELRGQAIIQAGIVLLIATPIVRVIFSAIGFVLERDYLYVGITMLVLLVIVMSMLSGHAG comes from the coding sequence ATGAACCCTTCGTCCTTTAAAGAAAAAGACCTTCAAAGCGTAATTGGCTGGATCCTTCGTGCGGGGGTGTTAATCTCTATGTCTGTTGTGATTGTTGGCGGTGTTCTTTTTCTTTACCGTCACGGGCAGGGCAGGGCCGATTACCATGAATTTACCGGCGTGCCTGCTTTTGTGCATAGTCCCCAAGGTATTATTAACGGTATTTTAGAATTAAGAGGACAAGCTATTATACAAGCCGGGATTGTATTGCTTATAGCAACGCCTATTGTGCGGGTGATTTTCTCTGCAATAGGCTTCGTGCTCGAACGTGATTACCTGTATGTTGGCATCACTATGCTGGTGTTGCTGGTAATAGTCATGAGCATGCTCAGCGGCCACGCCGGATAA
- a CDS encoding ABC transporter ATP-binding protein, translating into MAKQPIITVKDLVKNYGDFAAVKGISFDVYEGEIFGLLGPNGAGKTTTLEIIETLREKTSGEVTVDGFSIDKDADSIKQRIGVQLQAAGYYPNLNLSELITLFSGLYGIHKTPMEMLEKVALTDKAKAKYKDLSGGQKQRFSIATTLINNPRIIFLDEPTTGLDPQARRNLWDLIRQIRDAGTTVVITTHYMDEAEVLCDRVAFVDGGHIVGIDTPDHFIDDLVEKGFERKKQVKAANLEDVFINLTGKEWREG; encoded by the coding sequence ATGGCAAAACAACCTATAATAACGGTAAAGGACCTGGTTAAAAACTACGGCGATTTTGCAGCCGTAAAAGGCATTAGCTTTGACGTTTACGAAGGCGAAATATTCGGTTTACTAGGGCCGAATGGCGCCGGGAAAACTACTACCCTGGAGATAATAGAAACGCTTCGCGAGAAAACCTCCGGCGAAGTTACTGTTGACGGCTTTTCGATAGACAAGGATGCCGACAGTATTAAACAGCGTATAGGTGTGCAGTTACAGGCTGCAGGTTATTACCCCAACCTAAACCTGTCCGAACTGATCACGCTTTTTTCAGGCCTTTATGGCATCCATAAAACTCCAATGGAGATGCTGGAAAAGGTAGCCCTGACCGATAAAGCCAAGGCCAAGTACAAAGACCTCTCCGGCGGGCAGAAGCAGCGCTTCTCCATTGCCACTACACTTATAAACAACCCCCGCATAATCTTCCTGGACGAGCCTACAACAGGGTTGGACCCGCAGGCGCGCCGTAACCTTTGGGACCTGATACGGCAGATACGTGACGCTGGCACCACCGTGGTGATCACTACACATTACATGGATGAAGCCGAGGTGCTTTGCGACCGTGTAGCCTTTGTAGACGGCGGCCATATTGTTGGTATAGACACTCCTGATCATTTTATTGATGACCTTGTTGAAAAAGGTTTCGAACGAAAAAAACAGGTTAAGGCAGCCAACCTGGAGGATGTATTTATAAACCTTACTGGCAAGGAGTGGAGAGAGGGATAG
- a CDS encoding fumarylacetoacetate hydrolase family protein, translated as MKIIAIGRNYAEHAKELNNPVPTVPVIFMKPDTALLKDNKPFYHPDFSQDIHHELEIVLKISKEGKHINEKFAANYYEDIALGIDFTARDIQSRHKEKGLPWELAKAFDGSAPVSNFVPKTQFSNLYELNFNLDVNGEARQQGNTKDLLFSFEKIIAFVSQYITLKKGDLIYTGTPQGVARVNIGDRLEAYLEGEKMLDFEVK; from the coding sequence ATGAAAATTATTGCCATAGGCCGTAACTACGCCGAGCATGCTAAAGAACTAAACAACCCTGTACCAACCGTTCCGGTGATATTCATGAAACCGGATACTGCGCTTTTAAAAGATAACAAGCCGTTTTATCATCCAGACTTTTCTCAAGACATCCATCACGAATTGGAGATTGTACTTAAGATAAGCAAAGAGGGTAAGCATATCAATGAGAAGTTTGCGGCTAACTATTACGAAGACATTGCCTTGGGGATAGATTTTACTGCCCGCGACATTCAATCCCGCCACAAAGAAAAAGGCTTACCATGGGAGCTGGCCAAGGCCTTCGACGGATCGGCACCAGTGAGCAATTTCGTCCCTAAAACGCAATTCTCAAATTTATACGAACTTAATTTCAACCTGGATGTTAACGGTGAGGCCAGGCAGCAAGGCAACACAAAAGATCTGCTTTTTTCATTTGAAAAAATTATTGCCTTTGTATCGCAGTACATTACACTTAAGAAGGGGGATCTTATATATACCGGTACACCGCAAGGCGTAGCCAGGGTAAATATAGGCGACCGTTTAGAAGCATACCTCGAAGGAGAAAAAATGCTTGACTTCGAGGTAAAGTAA
- a CDS encoding outer membrane beta-barrel family protein: MRLFLYCLFLTLTLTVSANSYGQSPSANINGLIYLPKNVPAVGSTAVLLKAADSSIVMSALADGRGQYWFPAVSQGRYLVLASNVGYAKAYSNVFTVSTDNITADPVYLLPLSTSLKEVVVTAKRPLVEVRPGKTIINPQASITADGKNVLDIMAQSPGVRVDHNDNISISGRQSALVLIDGKTTNMTGTDLASLLRGMPGSNVERIELLSGSPKYDASAGGVINIVLKKGKNIGTNGTVNLSAGYGRYYKSAGGITFNNRTKNVNIFGSYGAIAEKRFKRFTNDRNINDNGTISSYNLDYNSIQEFVTHNFRLGADVSLSANHSIGAFVSGFVSNNNYTKDNHLDIANQGHLDSMIRVSSALDRDLRNINYNLNYSGKLDKAGKMLSAEFTYSPYKRSSDEYITNRFLNSLGAAYKDASLLQNLSPSNRHNYTGVLDYVNPFGKTAKLEAGVKYSHTKSDNNLIFGPQVEGVYTVDPNFSNSFIYKEDVDAAYLNYSNTWGKIDVSAGLRGEYTRSEGYSLGAALVSGLTTLRKYFNLFPNVLLHYTKDEKNEYTLSFNRGITRPDYESLNPFLYYIDPYNYQSGNPYLLPEYTNSIELGYLYDQNLGITAYANINTNAIFPYFYQNDATKVNLGTSLNLGQVNSYGLKVNAELKVTEWWKGNVNADGSYQRYRVYPENGTLDRGTGDLVLTTTQTFTLSKKISGELGGRYETPAFYGIRQFRANYAVNAAVGMQVFEKRGKLSLNVSDLFNTDRDRAYTNFQNLDLRFYDKRETRIVRLNFTYKFGKTTVKGASSHSTGNEDEQLRMRRSTN; the protein is encoded by the coding sequence ATGAGGTTATTTTTATACTGCCTTTTTCTTACGCTTACCTTAACTGTATCTGCTAATAGCTACGGTCAGTCGCCTTCTGCAAACATCAACGGACTTATCTATTTACCCAAGAACGTTCCCGCTGTTGGTTCCACCGCTGTATTATTAAAAGCCGCGGACTCGTCCATCGTGATGTCTGCCCTTGCAGATGGTCGTGGGCAATACTGGTTCCCTGCTGTCAGCCAGGGGCGTTACCTGGTACTGGCAAGCAATGTAGGCTATGCTAAAGCTTATTCAAACGTGTTTACTGTTTCTACCGATAACATTACTGCTGATCCTGTTTACCTGCTGCCGCTTAGTACCAGCCTTAAAGAAGTGGTAGTAACAGCAAAGCGCCCCCTTGTGGAAGTAAGGCCGGGTAAAACCATTATTAACCCGCAGGCAAGCATCACTGCGGATGGTAAAAACGTGTTGGATATAATGGCACAATCGCCCGGCGTAAGGGTAGACCATAATGATAACATCAGCATAAGCGGAAGGCAAAGCGCCTTGGTGCTTATAGACGGCAAAACAACCAACATGACAGGTACCGATCTCGCCTCACTGCTGCGGGGCATGCCCGGCAGCAATGTAGAGAGGATCGAGCTCCTTTCCGGGTCTCCAAAGTACGATGCGTCGGCGGGTGGCGTTATTAATATTGTGCTAAAAAAAGGGAAGAACATAGGTACTAATGGGACTGTAAACTTAAGTGCCGGTTATGGCAGGTACTACAAATCGGCGGGTGGCATAACCTTTAACAACCGCACTAAAAATGTCAATATTTTTGGCAGCTACGGTGCAATAGCGGAAAAACGCTTTAAACGCTTCACAAACGACCGCAACATTAACGACAATGGAACCATAAGCAGCTACAATCTGGATTACAACAGCATTCAGGAGTTTGTTACCCATAATTTCCGGTTAGGTGCAGATGTGTCGCTATCGGCCAATCACAGCATCGGGGCTTTTGTGAGCGGCTTTGTTAGTAATAACAATTACACTAAAGACAACCATTTAGATATTGCCAACCAAGGGCATCTCGACTCAATGATCCGCGTGTCCTCAGCACTTGACCGCGACCTGCGCAACATTAACTATAACCTTAACTACAGCGGCAAGCTAGATAAAGCTGGCAAGATGCTTTCTGCAGAGTTTACATATTCACCATACAAGCGCAGCTCTGACGAGTATATAACAAACAGATTTCTTAACAGCTTAGGTGCTGCCTACAAAGATGCTTCGTTACTGCAGAACCTGTCGCCCTCAAACCGGCACAATTACACAGGCGTACTTGATTACGTGAACCCATTTGGCAAAACAGCCAAACTGGAAGCAGGCGTAAAATACAGCCACACCAAAAGCGATAACAACTTGATCTTCGGTCCGCAAGTGGAGGGCGTTTACACTGTTGATCCTAATTTTAGCAATAGTTTTATTTACAAAGAAGATGTTGATGCTGCTTACCTTAACTATAGTAATACATGGGGCAAAATAGATGTATCTGCCGGGCTGAGAGGCGAATACACGCGGTCAGAAGGATATTCTTTAGGTGCCGCATTAGTAAGTGGACTGACAACACTGCGCAAGTACTTCAACCTGTTTCCAAACGTGTTGTTGCACTATACTAAAGATGAAAAGAATGAGTATACCCTTAGCTTTAACCGGGGCATAACCCGACCTGATTACGAGAGCCTTAATCCTTTTTTGTATTATATTGATCCTTATAATTACCAGAGCGGCAACCCTTACCTACTGCCCGAATACACCAACTCTATAGAACTTGGCTATTTGTATGATCAGAACTTAGGGATAACCGCTTATGCAAATATCAATACAAACGCCATCTTCCCTTATTTTTATCAGAACGATGCAACCAAGGTAAACCTGGGCACCAGCCTTAACCTTGGGCAGGTAAACAGTTATGGCTTGAAGGTAAACGCTGAGCTGAAGGTTACCGAATGGTGGAAGGGTAATGTAAATGCGGACGGCAGTTACCAGCGTTACCGTGTTTACCCGGAGAACGGAACACTTGACAGAGGTACCGGAGATTTGGTACTGACCACAACACAAACATTCACGCTTAGTAAAAAGATCTCGGGTGAACTTGGGGGAAGGTATGAAACACCTGCGTTTTACGGCATAAGGCAATTCAGGGCAAACTATGCGGTGAACGCGGCTGTTGGCATGCAGGTGTTTGAAAAACGTGGTAAATTAAGCCTAAACGTATCTGACCTGTTCAATACAGACCGGGACAGAGCGTACACCAATTTCCAAAATCTCGATCTTCGCTTTTACGATAAAAGAGAAACAAGGATAGTAAGGCTAAACTTCACTTATAAGTTCGGTAAAACAACTGTTAAGGGTGCATCCAGCCATAGTACCGGTAACGAGGACGAACAGCTGCGTATGCGCAGGAGCACTAATTAA
- a CDS encoding KUP/HAK/KT family potassium transporter: protein MSSHKDLQKLTAGGLLISLGIIYGDIGTSPLYVFKAIVGSNKISETLVLGGISLIVWTLTLQTTLKYVVITLRADNKGEGGIFSLFSLVRRKAKWLIVPAVVGGCALLADGIITPPITISSAIEGLETYYPQLPTVEIVIAIIAVLFIIQQFGTSLVGKAFGPIMFLWFTMMGVLGISYVVQMPSILKALNPYYAYQLLASDYNAFIILGAVFLCTTGAEALYSDLGHCGRKNIQISWIYVKACLILNYLGQAVWLLQRNGQLVDLNEKNPFYQIMPEWFLIFGIGIATIAAIIASQALISGSFTLIAEAVRLNLWPKVRIQYPSEQKGQLYVPSINWILCIGCIGVVLLFKHSSNMEAAYGLSITVAMLMTTILVSKFLQRKKAPVYLIGAFLTVYMLIEGTFLLGNLVKFIHGGWFTLSIGLMLFIVMWTWHTARKIKNRYVKFIEIDDYFNIIKEMSEDESVPKYASQLIYLTSANFNSEVESKIIYSILQKQPKRADVYWLVHVDVVDEPYKSEYEVDFLIPGKLIRVDFKLGFRVEQQINLLFRRVVEDLVKNGEVDITSRYQSLNKHKIVGDFRFVVIEKVLSRSHNLSFFERVIMFIYSYLRKISLSEERNFGLDLSFVTIEKVPLMLTSPESVKLERVMPS from the coding sequence GTGTCAAGTCATAAAGATCTGCAAAAACTAACAGCCGGTGGGCTGCTTATTAGTTTAGGAATAATCTACGGCGATATCGGTACATCCCCGTTATATGTATTCAAAGCCATAGTAGGCTCAAACAAAATATCCGAAACGCTGGTACTCGGAGGAATCTCCCTCATCGTTTGGACGCTTACCCTGCAAACTACTTTAAAGTATGTGGTAATTACTTTAAGGGCAGATAACAAGGGTGAAGGTGGTATATTTTCGCTTTTTTCGCTGGTAAGGCGTAAGGCTAAGTGGCTAATCGTCCCGGCCGTGGTTGGTGGCTGCGCCCTGCTTGCTGATGGCATAATAACACCGCCAATTACTATATCGTCTGCTATTGAAGGCTTGGAGACCTATTATCCACAGCTGCCTACTGTAGAGATAGTGATAGCTATTATAGCGGTGCTGTTTATTATACAGCAGTTTGGCACCTCGCTGGTTGGCAAGGCCTTTGGCCCTATTATGTTCCTGTGGTTTACCATGATGGGCGTGTTGGGCATAAGCTATGTTGTGCAAATGCCTTCTATTTTAAAGGCACTTAACCCCTATTATGCTTACCAATTGCTCGCCAGCGATTACAACGCATTCATCATACTAGGTGCTGTATTCCTTTGTACTACAGGTGCCGAGGCACTATACTCCGACCTTGGCCACTGTGGGCGCAAGAACATCCAGATCAGCTGGATTTATGTAAAAGCCTGCCTTATCCTCAACTACTTGGGCCAGGCAGTTTGGCTGTTGCAGCGTAATGGTCAGCTTGTAGACCTTAACGAGAAAAACCCATTTTACCAGATCATGCCGGAGTGGTTCCTTATTTTCGGTATCGGAATTGCCACTATCGCGGCGATAATTGCCTCACAGGCTCTAATATCAGGTTCCTTCACACTTATCGCAGAGGCTGTTAGGCTTAACCTTTGGCCGAAGGTGCGCATACAGTACCCGTCGGAGCAGAAAGGCCAGTTGTACGTACCCAGCATCAACTGGATACTTTGCATTGGTTGTATTGGTGTGGTGCTACTGTTTAAACACTCCTCTAACATGGAAGCTGCTTACGGCTTAAGTATAACTGTAGCTATGCTCATGACCACTATACTGGTTTCTAAGTTCCTGCAGCGCAAAAAGGCGCCTGTATACCTTATCGGGGCTTTTTTAACGGTTTACATGCTGATAGAAGGCACGTTCCTACTGGGTAACCTGGTTAAATTTATCCATGGCGGCTGGTTTACGCTATCTATAGGCTTAATGCTGTTCATTGTAATGTGGACCTGGCACACCGCGCGTAAAATCAAGAACCGTTATGTGAAGTTCATCGAGATAGACGACTACTTCAACATTATAAAGGAGATGAGCGAGGACGAAAGTGTGCCTAAATACGCTTCACAGCTCATTTATCTTACCAGTGCGAACTTTAATTCCGAAGTAGAATCAAAAATCATTTACTCTATACTGCAAAAGCAACCGAAACGCGCCGACGTTTACTGGCTGGTTCACGTTGACGTAGTGGATGAGCCTTACAAAAGCGAGTACGAGGTCGATTTCCTGATACCTGGAAAGCTTATCCGTGTGGACTTTAAACTGGGTTTCAGGGTAGAACAGCAAATTAACCTATTGTTCCGCCGGGTGGTGGAAGACCTGGTTAAGAATGGTGAAGTAGACATTACCAGCCGCTACCAATCACTTAACAAACACAAGATAGTAGGCGATTTCCGGTTTGTGGTGATAGAAAAAGTGCTATCACGCTCGCATAACCTGTCTTTCTTTGAACGTGTTATCATGTTTATCTACTCGTATCTAAGAAAGATCAGCTTGTCCGAAGAACGCAACTTTGGCCTCGACCTGAGCTTCGTTACCATAGAGAAAGTGCCGCTGATGTTGACCTCTCCCGAGAGCGTAAAACTCGAGCGTGTAATGCCATCTTGA
- a CDS encoding T9SS type A sorting domain-containing protein, with protein MVRKFTQLNSWFTLILMAVAVNVALAKGVAAQSSDTSYLKFLRSKTAKSINTKNILHLSLPPIKPAVISSTKVSVAPAKPAGPISDKLLSNVQIYPNPVSDVLNVKYTVSRGVFVNVKIMDVLGNDVLTLFSQRVDFGEQNLTYNINSKLTRGFYFLRINVGTESINKRISIL; from the coding sequence ATGGTTAGAAAATTTACTCAGCTAAATTCCTGGTTTACCTTAATACTGATGGCAGTAGCGGTAAATGTTGCGCTGGCTAAAGGAGTTGCTGCACAAAGTTCTGACACGTCATATCTTAAGTTCCTCAGGAGCAAGACGGCAAAGTCTATAAATACCAAAAACATCCTGCATCTATCACTGCCGCCAATAAAACCGGCTGTGATATCGAGCACTAAAGTGTCTGTGGCACCGGCCAAACCTGCAGGGCCAATTTCAGATAAGTTGCTTTCTAATGTACAGATATATCCTAACCCGGTAAGTGATGTACTTAATGTAAAATACACAGTTTCCCGTGGCGTGTTTGTTAATGTAAAGATTATGGATGTGCTGGGTAACGATGTACTTACCTTATTCTCTCAGCGTGTAGATTTTGGCGAACAAAATCTTACCTACAACATTAACAGCAAACTTACCCGCGGCTTTTATTTCCTTCGCATCAACGTAGGTACAGAATCCATTAATAAAAGGATTTCTATACTGTAA
- a CDS encoding RNA polymerase sigma factor, whose protein sequence is MAIQADDEEILSKFRDDKTRNEAFNMLLKKYQQKIYWHVRRMVIDHDDADDLTQDVFIKVWKNLPGFRNDAQLYTWMYRIATNECITFLNKKKQKNNVSIDDVDYELADTLSSSDQFSGDQIQRKLQEAILTLPDKQRLVFNMKYFDDMKYEEMSDVLGTSVGALKASFHLAVKKIEAFITSRD, encoded by the coding sequence ATGGCCATACAGGCAGACGACGAAGAGATACTAAGCAAGTTTCGCGACGATAAGACAAGGAACGAAGCGTTTAACATGCTGCTGAAAAAGTACCAGCAGAAAATATACTGGCATGTACGCCGCATGGTTATTGACCATGATGACGCCGACGATCTTACGCAGGACGTATTCATTAAGGTATGGAAAAACCTGCCGGGCTTCCGAAACGATGCCCAGTTGTATACCTGGATGTACCGCATTGCAACCAACGAGTGTATCACCTTCCTTAATAAAAAGAAGCAGAAGAACAACGTTTCTATTGACGATGTAGATTATGAGCTGGCAGATACCTTGTCCAGTTCTGATCAGTTCAGTGGCGACCAGATACAGCGTAAACTGCAGGAGGCCATACTTACCCTGCCGGATAAACAGCGCCTTGTGTTTAACATGAAGTATTTCGATGATATGAAATACGAGGAAATGAGCGATGTACTTGGTACCAGCGTGGGTGCCCTGAAGGCATCGTTCCACCTTGCTGTCAAAAAGATAGAAGCATTTATAACATCACGGGATTAA
- the bcp gene encoding thioredoxin-dependent thiol peroxidase, producing the protein MATTLKAGDKAPDFTAKDQNGKEVSLSDYKGKKVILYFYPKDDTPGCTAESCSFRDNYQSLLGQGFDVIGVSVDDEKSHKKFETKYSLPFTLIADTDHSIVEAYDVWKEKNMYGKKYMGTVRTTFVIDGAGIIEHVIEKVDTAASSQQVLDLVK; encoded by the coding sequence ATGGCAACCACATTAAAAGCTGGCGACAAAGCCCCCGATTTTACAGCAAAAGACCAGAACGGCAAAGAGGTATCCCTTTCAGATTACAAGGGTAAGAAAGTGATCCTGTACTTTTACCCCAAAGATGATACCCCTGGTTGTACTGCTGAATCATGCAGTTTTAGAGATAACTATCAATCGTTGCTGGGTCAGGGGTTTGATGTTATTGGCGTAAGTGTAGATGACGAAAAATCGCACAAGAAGTTTGAGACCAAGTACAGCCTCCCATTTACTTTGATTGCTGATACCGACCACAGTATTGTGGAAGCCTATGATGTTTGGAAAGAAAAGAACATGTATGGCAAAAAATACATGGGAACCGTCCGCACAACTTTTGTTATAGACGGCGCGGGTATTATTGAGCACGTAATAGAGAAGGTAGATACCGCCGCCTCGTCGCAGCAGGTGCTCGACCTGGTGAAATAA